The DNA segment TTTTGTCTCGACCGGGTTCTGCTGGATCTGGCTGGCCTCGCCGGTGGTCTGCGCGCGCAGGCCCAGCACCAGCGGCGTGACGATCACGCCGGGCAGCAGGCAGTTCACGCGGATCCTGTAGCCCTCTTGCTGGCAATGGATCGCCGCGGCATTGGTCATCGACCGCACCGCGCCCTTGCAGGCGGCATAGGCGAAGACCTCCTTGTAGCCCATGAGCGCCGTGGTCGAGGCCATGTTGATGATCGAGCCGGGCTTGCCGTTCCGCTTGATGGTCTCGATGCCGTATTTCAGACCCAGATAGGTGCCGTCCATGTGGATGCGCTGGTGAAGCTGATAGTCGTCCCAGCTGCATGTCTCCACATTGCCGGGCCGGACCATGCCGGCATTGTTGACCACCACGTTGAGTTCGCCGAAATGATCGAGCGTCCGCGCGATGACCCGCTCCCACTGGCTTCGCTCGGCGACATCATGTTCGATGAAGATGGCGTTGCAGCCCGCCTGTTGCGCGGTTTCCTCGCCGCCCTTTTGGTCGATGTCCGTGATGACGACCCGCGCGCCCTCGCGCGCCAGCGCCAGCACGTCCGCCCGCCCTAGGCCCGAGCCGCCGCCCGTGACCAGACACACCTTGTCCTGCACCCGTCCCATGAACCGGCCTTCCCCTCGTTTTCCGAACAGGCATGCATGCTATGGGCGGAGACCGCCGGTCGCAATCGGCAAGTCCGGCCGTGACCCGCCTTCCGGCCACCTTCGTGCGGAGACCGTCGGGTGCCCTAGCTCCGCGCCGCGAAGGTGACCAGCACGGCACCTTCGGCGACCTGATCGCCCGCCGTCACGCGGACTTCATCGACCATACCGGCGACCGGGGCGACCAGAACGTGTTCCATCTTCATGGCCTCGAGGATGACCAGCGGCGCGTGTTTCGCCACCGCCTTGCCCGGTTCGGCCAGCACCTGCGCCACGCGGCCCGGCAGCGGCGCGCGGATGTCGGACGCGCCGGCCGCCGCGTCGTCGCCCGCCGCGTCGGCCTGCAGCAGCGCCAGCCGGTGGGCGTGCCCTTTGCGCAGCACGGTGATGGTCTCGCCCTCGGTGAACACGTGAACCGTTGCGCGCACACCGCCCAGGCTGATGGCCAGATCGCCATTGGCTTCCCGCTCGAAGGCGGCGAGCAGGCTGTCGCCGTTGATCTCGAGGATCAGCGACGGTGCATGAGTCACGGTCACGCGGCGCTCGGCATCGCCGTCCTGCAGCACGAAGATTTCGCGCGGCGGCAGATTCACGCGCCATGCGGTGCGCTCGTCCCACGGATCGGCGGCGTTCTGCGTGCGGGCCGACAGGATCGACAGCACCGCCGCGCCCAGCGCCTCGCGATCCGCTGGCGCGGCGGCAGGGATCAGGTCGGCGGCGTGCTCATCGATGAAGCCGGTGTGCAGGTCGCCCGCCAGGAACGCCCCGTTGCCGGCGATGGCTGCGAGGAAGCCCAGATTGGAGGCGATGCCCGCCAGCCGTGTCTGTTGCAGCGCCGTCTCCAGCCGACGCGCCGCGCCGGCGCGCGTCGTGTCCCACGCGACGACCTTGGCGATCATCGGGTCGTAGTAGA comes from the Iodidimonas sp. SYSU 1G8 genome and includes:
- a CDS encoding SDR family oxidoreductase, with amino-acid sequence MGRVQDKVCLVTGGGSGLGRADVLALAREGARVVITDIDQKGGEETAQQAGCNAIFIEHDVAERSQWERVIARTLDHFGELNVVVNNAGMVRPGNVETCSWDDYQLHQRIHMDGTYLGLKYGIETIKRNGKPGSIINMASTTALMGYKEVFAYAACKGAVRSMTNAAAIHCQQEGYRIRVNCLLPGVIVTPLVLGLRAQTTGEASQIQQNPVETKPGPGLGEPMDVGNTVLFLASDESKFINGAELRIDNAACVNPAPL